One part of the Melospiza melodia melodia isolate bMelMel2 chromosome 3, bMelMel2.pri, whole genome shotgun sequence genome encodes these proteins:
- the LOC134416792 gene encoding acrosin-like, which translates to MNWLGLFVLLTMAGLAQSQYTCGGSCGYRPVAYSYGNVAYDYGMTRIVGGAGSAVAEWPWLVSIQHPWVPGTKHWCGGSLITGDWVLTAAHCFDKFDNFSLLYVVIGATNLYQLGPGAQVRSVKKVVMHRDYKRKDMSYDIALIQLERPVLCSAYVQLACLAEPTLRVSELRNCWVAGWGATTARSVDQPAHLQQAKVQLIDLQLCNSSDWYPGGVYSYNLCAGYPEGTIDSCKGDSGGPLMCQDNNAAYWWVIGITSWGKGCARPKQPGVYTSVQHFYNWIDYNMQLNTVKSAP; encoded by the exons ATGAATTGGCTCGGCCTCTTCGTCCTGctcaccatggctgggctggcacagagccagtaCACCTGCGG AGGGAGCTGTGGGTACCGACCTGTGGCTTATTCCTACGGCAATGTGGCTTATGACTACGGCATGACACGCATCGTGGGTGGTGCTGGTTCCGCAGTAGCAGAATGGCCCTGGCTCGTCAGCATCCAGCACCCATGGGTACCAGGCACAAAACATTGGTGTGGAGGTTCCCTCATCACTGGAGATTGGGTCCTCACAGCAGCCCACTGCTTCGATAAATTTGA TAACTTCAGCCTGCTGTATGTGGTGATTGGGGCCACCAACTTGTATCAGCTAGGCCCTGGGGCACAAGTGCGCAGTGTCAAGAAGGTGGTGATGCACCGCGACTACAAGCGTAAAGACATGAGCTATGACATTGCGCTGATTCAATTGGAACGTCCTGTCCTGTGCAGTGCCTACGTCCAGCTGGCCTGTCTGGCTGAACCCACCCTAAGAGTCTCAGAGCTGAGAAACTGCTGGGTTGCTGGCTGGGGGGCCACTACTGCAAGAA GTGTAGATCAACCTGCTCACCTTcagcaggccaaggtccagctcatCGATCTCCAGCTCTGCAACAGCAGTGACTGGTACCCAGGAGGAGTCTATTCCTACAACTTGTGTGCTGGTTACCCAGAGGGCACCATTGATTCCTGCAAG ggTGACAGTGGTGGTCCTCTCATGTGCCAGGACAACAACGCTGCCTACTGGTGGGTCATTGGAATCACCAGCTGGGGAAAAGGCTGTGCCAGACCAAAGCAGCCTGGAGTCTACACCTCCGTTCAGCACTTCTATAACTGGATTGATTACAATATGCAGCTAAACACAGTTAAAAGTGCTCCTTGA